The genomic DNA TCACATCCACACCACAGTTTCGCATACAATCGGCCGTCAGTTCGATGTAAGGTTTGGAGAGCACTCTTCCTGCCAGGTGAATCTGAAGACCGTTTTCCATTGTCGGCCCAACCATCATCAAAGCAGAAATGAACTGGCTACTGACGGAAGCAGGAATCTCCACTTCACCGCCTTTCAGCTTTTTGCCAGTAGTTCTGAGAGGTGGAAATCCTTCATTTTCCAGATAATCGATCTCGGTCCCGAGTTTTCTCAAGGCATCAACCAGTTCAGCAATTGGTCGTTGCTTCATCCGTTCGGCACCCGTCAGCACAACCGTTCTTCCTTCTTGAACCGCGCAAAAAGCCGTAAGAAATCGCATGGCCGTTCCGGCCATTCCGATGTTGATCTCCGATGAATTGGAATTCAGTGCTTCGAGGAGAATTCGGACGTCTTCGGGTAAAATGACCTCCCCCAACCCCTCCAAAGGAGGGGAGTAAAAGACCCCCTCCCCGCTTCGCGGTACTCCCCCTTTCAAGGGGGAGAGTTGGTGCATTCCGCCAACCTTTGTCCGAAGAACCGACTCTCCCCTTTGGGGAGATGCCGAAGGCAGAGGGGCTTGCTCCCCTCCCTTTCGGGGAGGGGTTGGGGGTGGGGCTAAAGCCGAAATAATCAAATACCGATTGGCAATGCTTTTTGAAACAGGTAGTTCAACCTCGCCCACAAACGGCCCGTCTTTCGCGACCAATTTCATTTCTTGGAAACGTAGAATTCAAATGCTTGGTCGAGCAATTCTTCCATAACAGGCTGGTCGGTAATGGCTTCGCCAATACTCTTCAGAAGCACAAAACGAACTTGACCGTTCTTGTTTTTCTTGTCATGGATCAGCAGTTTTTTTACTTCCGACCAATCCGTTTTGGACAGAGAAACTCGCGAGAAAAGGGAATCTGTGAGCTGCAATATTTCTTGCAATTCAGGTTCAGAAAGGCCTGTCAACTTGGTGGAGATGAACGATTCCATGATCATTCCAGCAGCGATCGCTTCCCCATGCAGAACGGGATTTTCCGTTTCCAACAGATGACTTTCAATGGCATGCCCAATGGTGTGCCCGAAGTTCAATTTCTTGCGTTCGCCCGATTCAAACTCATCGCGCGCCACCACATCCATTTTCACTTTCACTGACCGTGAAATGAGTTCGTCCTCGTTCGCGTACATAAGATCCAGAATCGATGCATCCGAAATGAACGCATGCTTCAACACCTCCGCCAAACCGTTTCGGTAATGTCGCGATGGAAGCGTCTTTAAAAAATTAGAATCGACCAGAGCCGCTTCTGCTCTCGCAAACGTGCCGATCATGTTCTTCAAACCTCCGAAATCAATTCCTGTCTTACCGCCAATGGCCGCGTCCACCATTCCTAAAAGTGAGGTCGGAATCTGCACAAAGCGGATTCCACGCATGTAAGTTGAAGCGATAAAACCACCCAGATCGGTTACCACGCCACCACCCACATTCAACAGCACCGTATTTCGATCTGCGCCATGCTCGGTGAGTTGATACCAGACCATTTCGCAGGTCTTCAGGTTCTTATGACGTTCGCCTTCCGGCATTTCAATCACAGGCAGATCTTGCGTTTGCGGACAAGCCACATGCAAGTATTCCAAGCATCTTTTTGTGTTCGAATCACAGAGAATGATGGCCTTTTCTTTTACCAGCAGGTCACTCAAAAACCGCCAAGCTTGCTCTTTGAACAACACCTGTGTCATGCGTCCTCAGCTTTTTTTGTGTTCATCACATTGGTCTGCTGCTGGATGCTTTCCTCGTGAATTGCTTCGAGGAACTTGTACAGAAACCGTGACGAAAGCTGCTTTCCTTGAATGTATGCTTCACGATCGTGCAGAATCTCGTTCCAACGCTGATGTTGCAAAATGGTAATGTTGTGATTCTTCTTGTACGCTCCGATCTGCCGAGAAATCTCCAAACGGTCGATCAACAGATCCAAAATATCACGGTCAAGGCCATCAATGGCTGCGCGAAGTTCTTCGAGTTTCGCCTTTACTTCGAGGTCAAGCGAGTTCGGATTTCGCCAAACGAGTTCCAACAAGATTCTTTCCAACGCTTGTGGTGTGACCTGCTGTTCGGCATCGCTCCACGCTTTTGATGGGTCGCGGTGCGTTTCCAACATGAGTCCGTCCATGTTCAGGTCGATGGCCTTTTGCGCCACTTCGCTCAACAGTTCACGGTTACCGCAAATATGACTTGGGTCGCAAATAATCGGCACATCGGGCATTCTGCGCTTCAACTCAATCGGAATATTCCAATTCGGACTGTTCCTGAAAGGTGATTTTTGGAAGGTGGAGAAGCCGCGATGAATGGCTCCCAACTTGGTCAGACCAACGCTTTGAAAGCGCTCAATGGCACCGATCCAAAGTTCCACATCGGGGTTTACGGGATTTTTCACCAGCACAGGAACATCCGTTCCTTTCAACGCTTCCGCAATTTCTTGCACCATGAACGGATTGACCGTTGTCCGTGCCCCGATCCAGAGCACATTTACACCTCCCTTCAGTGCCAGTTCCACATGATTCGGATTGGCCACTTCAACCGTAACGGGCTTGCCGATGAGATTACCCGCCTCCTTCAGCCAAGCAATCGCTTCTTCGCCAATTCCTTCAAATTTCCCTGGACGTGTACGTGGTTTCCACACGCCAGCGCGCAGCAGATCGACATTCAAGTCTTTTAGACCCTCGGCTGTTTCCAGCACCTGTTCGCGCGTTTCCGCACTGCAGGGCCCAGCAATCACAAACGGTCGGTCTTTTCGTCTGAATTCCATCAACCGTTCTGTTGCGTTCTGTTTCTAAGATAGTGGTCAGCCAAAACGATAGCAGCCATTGCCTCCACAATCGGCACTGCGCGCGGAACCACACACGGGTCGTGGCGTCCTTTTCCTTCCAAGGTCACTTCATTTCCTTCAGTGTCGATACTCGGTTGTGCTTGCATGATGGTGGCCACAGGTTTGAACGCCACGTTGAAGGTGATGTTCATCCCGTTGGAAATTCCACCTTGAATACCGCCACTATGATTGGTTTCGGTGATGGTTTTTCCTTCTCGTGAAGCGAAAACATCGTTGTGTTCTGAACCACGCATTTTGGTAGATGCGAACCCTGAACCGATTTCAAAACCTTTCACGGCATTGACGCTGAGTATCGCTTTTCCGAGGTCGGCATGGAGCTTATCGAAGACTGGTTCTCCCAATCCTACAGGAACATTCCTAATTACGCAGCTGATAATTCCTCCAACCGTATCCCCTTCTTTCCGAACGGATTCAATCAATTTTTGCATTTCGGCAGATGTCTTTTCATCAGGACAACGGACGAGACTTTTCTCGACATCATTCAGAGAAACCGTCTGATCATTGACCGTTGCCACGACATCGGCAACCGAAGAAACGTAGGCAACAATCTCAATTCCAGCTTGCTGAAGCAGCATTTTAGCAAAGGCGCCAGCCACGACACGCGCAGCAGTTTCGCGAGCCGATGCGCGCCCACCACCTCGATAATCGCGATGGCCATATTTTGCCTGATACGTGAAATCGGCATGGCTGGGGCGGAACGTTTCCTTGAGGTGATCATAGTCCTTAGAACGCGCATCTGCGTTGGGAATTGTAACCGCGATCGGAGTTCCGAGCGATTTCCGTTCAAATACACCCGAAAGAATTTGGAATTCTTCCGTTTCCTTGCGTTGCGTAGTCAGTTTAGATTGGCCTGGTCGTCTGCGTTGAAGGTCTTGATGAATAAGGTCTTCGCTAATGTTAATCCCCGCAGGAAAACCATCGATCACGACACCAATGGCGGCACCATGGCTTTCACCGAAGGTGGTTATTCTGAAAAGTTGACCGAACGAATTACCTGCCATGGTGCTAAGGTAAATGAGGAAAAAGGAAAAACGGGAAAACGTTCTCTCCCAATTCAGTTCCGAACGTTTTTCATTTTTCATTCATCCTTTTCCCCTTCTTCGGGAACCACGGAATAAATGCGCTTGTGGTGGCAATGTAATCGGCATACTTGGGGTTGCCTTTGTACTTTTTCTCCAATAGCGCTACGCCCGAAACCTTTACCAGGAAGAAGTGCATGACGGCCGGGCCGATGGCCGCGATGTACCAGTAAGGCGACATCAGCGCCAGCAGGAAAATGCCCCACCATTGCGTGGCATCGCCAAAATAATTCGGGTGGCGCGTGTATTTCCAAACGCCATACCGCATCACTTTTCCTTTGTTTTCCAGGTTTGCTTTGAACTGTGCCATCTGATGATCGCCAACGGCTTCAAAGAAAAAGCCGATCAGCCATACGGCCATTCCGAGATACACGTTCCAGGTCAGTTCCAGCGGTTCTGAAAAAATGACATATAGCGGTGAAGCCACGATTAGCATGATGAGCCCTTGCAGCATAAACACCTGAAAGAAGGCGCGTAGGATCGCATTTTCACCCCATTCTTTGCGCCATTGTGCGTAGCGGTAATCTTCGGGTTTCCCCTTGTTGCGGTTATAGATGTAACTGGCCAGGCGAATGCCCCAGACCGTGACCAAGAGTAACGCGATCCACTGCACGGAAGAATGATGCGATTGCAACGAACACGAAATGGCGATAAGCACAAAACCGAGCCCCCAACCAACATCAACAATGCTGTTGTCTTTTAACCGCTGCGCGATGACGAACATCACCAACATGAATGAAAAAATGATCAGTGCGGAATGTTGAAGTAGGAGCCAGTTCATAATGAAGCGTTTGGTTCCAAATAAACAGCACTGGCCAACTATTGTTGGTTTAGATTCCTCGGCTTCGCTCGGAATGACAATCTAAGCGAGTGTCATTTGATGCGGAAATCCATCATTTTTCGGCCTTCGATGAAGGCTTCGAGGTGGTCGCCAACGTTGAGTTTACCTACGCCAGCTGGCGTTCCAGTGAAAATCACATCACCGATCTTGAGCATGAAATACTTACTGGCCTCTTCTATGATCCTGTCAACAGGAAAAAGCATATCACCCGTAAATCCTTTCTGAACCACCTTGCCGTTGATGTGCAACTCAAAGTGGATGGCGTTCACATCACCAAAATCAGAAAGTGGAAGCGTTTTGCTCATGGGTGCCGAACCATCAAAACCTTTTGCCTTCTCCCACGGTAGACCTTTTTCCTTGCATTTCTGCTGAATGTCGCGGGCAGTAATGTCAATTCCGATACCGATCTCGCGATAGTATTTTGGCGCAAACTTCTCCTGAATGTTCTTTCCCTTTTTGTGGATCTTCACATAGATCTCGGCCTCGTAATGCACGTCATTGGAGAAATCGGGCAGGTAGAAATCATCATTGTTCGGAAGAACGGCCGAATCGGGTTTGATAAAAAAAAGTGGCTCTGTAGGAATTGGATTGTTCAGTTCCTTGGCGTGTTCCGCGTAGTTGCGACCGATGCAGATGATCTTCATAGCAGACCTTTGTTGAATGCTTCAACCCGTATTTCGGTAAGCACTTTTTTGGTGTAGCTCGGAAACTGGGCATCCATCATCCAACCGTAGTAACCTGGCTGGGTTTTAAGCACTTCGACAACGGATTTCCCTTTGTTCTTCCCAAAATTGAATACCGCCTCGCCTTTCTCATTCTCTACGATATGCCCTGCGAAGTCAATCGCATTTCCACGTTTGGAGAAATCGCTGAGCATCTCCACATTTCCGTCCAGCTCATCATACTTCTCCACTTGGGCTTTCAGCACTTCCAATGTGGCGCGTGTATCTGCTTCTGCACTGTGCGCATTGGTCAGGTCGCCATCGCAATAGAACTTGTAAGCGGCCACCAATGTGCGTTGCTCCATCTTATGGAAAATGTTCTGCACGTCCACCACCTTGCGGTTCTTCATACTGAATTCAATCTCATTTCGGTGATACTCTTCAAGCAAAAGCGGCACATCGAATTTCAAGCAATTGTAACCCGCCAGATCTGCATTCCCGATAAAATCGGTAATTGCGGGGGCCAACTCATTGAAACTGGGCTTGCCGGCCACTTTGTCGTCTGTAATTCCATGAACTGCTGAGGACTCCAGCGGAATTGGCATCCCAGGATTGACCAACTCGGTCATGGTTTCTTCCGAACCATCGGGATTCAGTTTGATGATGGAAATCTCCACGATGCGGTCGGTGGCCACATTGACACCCGTGGTCTCGAGGTCGAAAAAGGCAAGAGGTCGTTTAAGATGAAGCGTTGACATTACTTCGCTGGTGGTTCAAGTCCATTTTCCACCAAGGTCCATTTCCGGTTGATGATCTTCTGGTAATCACCGAAGCCCATTACGTTGATCTTCTCTTTGATCGGCTGGAAACCGGGCGCTTCAATCGTAAACTCGTAGATCTGCCCTGGATAGAGTGCGAAGGTCATCTTACCCGTGTTGTAATTGGGCAGGTAAGTTCCGACCATCTCACCTGATTTATCCGTGACCGTTCCTGTGATCTCAAGGTCTTTCAAATTGATGATCGGTGAAACTTTCGGTTCAAATTTCTTTGCGGGAACAGCCACTTTCTTCACGCGCGTATCATACCATTGAAATGTTCCTTCTCCTTTTGGGAAAGTCTCAGGAGTATACTTTGCCACTTCGGCACCATTCCAAGAACCGATGATGGTGATCTCATAGGCCTCTCCGTTCTTCACCTCCACATTCTTTGTCTCCACAAATTCATATTCAGGATGATCGGTGGGCTGATATTCATCTGTGAACCATTTCACGTTTCCGTCTTCCGTGTTCTTCCATTCGTGGAAGGTCAAGGTTTCCTTCTCAGGCCCTTTCATGATCTCCAATTCCACCACCACTGCGGTCAACTGCTCCTCGTAATCCTCAAAGATCACGCGATAGATGTCAAGATCGCCAAAGCCTCCTTTTCGCAACTGCGCGGTGTAACCATATCGCGGATCATCAGTCGGACAGAATGTAAAATTGTCCATCGTATTGTTGATGGGATAGCAGAGACCTTCAGGCCGTTCCCATCTACTGAACTGCTCGTTCCATTCGCTCTTGTAGATGTCATAACCGCCCATACTCTTATGTCCCTGAGAAGCGAAATACAACGTTTTGCCATCAGCCGATATAACGGGAAACATCTCATCATACTGCGTATTGATGGTCGGTCCGAGATTGACAGGAATGGACCATTCTCCGGTCGGAAGCATCTTCGCCATGTAAATATCAAGCCCACCGAATCCGGGTTCCGCGATGGGCAAACGGGCAATGAACAGCGTCTGACCGTCCGGGGTGCAAGTAGCGGCCATTTCGGGTTCATCGGTATTAATCGATTCTCCCAATGTTTTTCCTTTTTCCCACCTTCTACCGCTGAACTCGCTCATCCAAATGTCATCGAACCCGTCCATGTTATCGATCATATAGAAGATATGATCGCCAAAGGCTGACATCCCAACAAACTCCTCTACAAATTCGGTATTGATGGTCATGCCAACACCTTTCGCTTTTCTGAATTCACCATACTTGGATTGCGTCCAAAAAATGTCTGCGGGTTTGTTGCCGTCATAGTCCAGGTTCTGTCCGGCAACACCTTTATCTCTTTTGGTGGAGAATACAAGGAAAGACTGATCGAGAGGTGTAAAAGGATTCAGGTCAGGACCGTCTGAATTGATGTCATCACCCAAATTCTCGAACCGTACATTGCACGGGTTCTTCATCAGTTTCCGTGCGTTCTCACAGAATTCGATCTGGCGGGTAACATCAATGATCCGCTCTGGCTTTGTAACGGTGAGTTTGTATTTATTGAAAAAGTACAGCGCACTATCGATCTGCTCGTTGTACATGTACGCGGTACCGAGATCATAAAAAACCTCGTCATCAAACTTCTCCTTGGTAATGACCTTTCTCAGGTACGGGATTGAACGACTTTTGTCAATATTCTGGTATAGGTGGCACAGGCCAACCCGCCAGTTCAGAAACACATCTTCCGGGTTTTCGGCAAGCAGCTGCGTGTACTCGATAAATGCGTTCTGATAATCACCGAGGTCGAAAAGGTTCTTTGCCTTTGCCATCGGTGTTGCCCCTTTCACATCATCAACTTGAGCACTTACTTGGTTCAACGAGAAGAGAAGGCATGCCAGCAACAGCCAACGAAATGAACTCAAACGTATGGGAATTCCTCGAAGCATATTGCTACTCGTATTTGCCGATCTCCAATTTATAAAGTGCCTCTGTAATGGCAATGTCTGAGTTTTTGAAGTAGAATACACCACCCCAATCCCATGTCTTTTTCTCATAGATGGTAACTACATTATTCTCATTGATCACGTGGCGCAACAGCACAAAGTTCTTGCCTTGAACGGTTTCCTTTGTAAGACCCGAAGGATAGATCTTGGCAAGCTCAGATAGGAAAGCCTGTCTTCGCTCGTCACCCGTCAGACCCATATCTTCAACCGCCTGTTGCAGTTTCGCATACTTCTCTTGGCGTTCCTGCTCCAACTCGGCAGCCGTTTTCTGCTGTT from Flavobacteriales bacterium includes the following:
- the aroC gene encoding chorismate synthase — its product is MAGNSFGQLFRITTFGESHGAAIGVVIDGFPAGINISEDLIHQDLQRRRPGQSKLTTQRKETEEFQILSGVFERKSLGTPIAVTIPNADARSKDYDHLKETFRPSHADFTYQAKYGHRDYRGGGRASARETAARVVAGAFAKMLLQQAGIEIVAYVSSVADVVATVNDQTVSLNDVEKSLVRCPDEKTSAEMQKLIESVRKEGDTVGGIISCVIRNVPVGLGEPVFDKLHADLGKAILSVNAVKGFEIGSGFASTKMRGSEHNDVFASREGKTITETNHSGGIQGGISNGMNITFNVAFKPVATIMQAQPSIDTEGNEVTLEGKGRHDPCVVPRAVPIVEAMAAIVLADHYLRNRTQQNG
- a CDS encoding DUF1295 domain-containing protein encodes the protein MNWLLLQHSALIIFSFMLVMFVIAQRLKDNSIVDVGWGLGFVLIAISCSLQSHHSSVQWIALLLVTVWGIRLASYIYNRNKGKPEDYRYAQWRKEWGENAILRAFFQVFMLQGLIMLIVASPLYVIFSEPLELTWNVYLGMAVWLIGFFFEAVGDHQMAQFKANLENKGKVMRYGVWKYTRHPNYFGDATQWWGIFLLALMSPYWYIAAIGPAVMHFFLVKVSGVALLEKKYKGNPKYADYIATTSAFIPWFPKKGKRMNEK
- a CDS encoding 3-deoxy-7-phosphoheptulonate synthase; amino-acid sequence: MEFRRKDRPFVIAGPCSAETREQVLETAEGLKDLNVDLLRAGVWKPRTRPGKFEGIGEEAIAWLKEAGNLIGKPVTVEVANPNHVELALKGGVNVLWIGARTTVNPFMVQEIAEALKGTDVPVLVKNPVNPDVELWIGAIERFQSVGLTKLGAIHRGFSTFQKSPFRNSPNWNIPIELKRRMPDVPIICDPSHICGNRELLSEVAQKAIDLNMDGLMLETHRDPSKAWSDAEQQVTPQALERILLELVWRNPNSLDLEVKAKLEELRAAIDGLDRDILDLLIDRLEISRQIGAYKKNHNITILQHQRWNEILHDREAYIQGKQLSSRFLYKFLEAIHEESIQQQTNVMNTKKAEDA
- a CDS encoding 2-hydroxyhepta-2,4-diene-1,7-dioate isomerase, with the protein product MKIICIGRNYAEHAKELNNPIPTEPLFFIKPDSAVLPNNDDFYLPDFSNDVHYEAEIYVKIHKKGKNIQEKFAPKYYREIGIGIDITARDIQQKCKEKGLPWEKAKGFDGSAPMSKTLPLSDFGDVNAIHFELHINGKVVQKGFTGDMLFPVDRIIEEASKYFMLKIGDVIFTGTPAGVGKLNVGDHLEAFIEGRKMMDFRIK
- a CDS encoding 3'-5' exonuclease, which encodes MSTLHLKRPLAFFDLETTGVNVATDRIVEISIIKLNPDGSEETMTELVNPGMPIPLESSAVHGITDDKVAGKPSFNELAPAITDFIGNADLAGYNCLKFDVPLLLEEYHRNEIEFSMKNRKVVDVQNIFHKMEQRTLVAAYKFYCDGDLTNAHSAEADTRATLEVLKAQVEKYDELDGNVEMLSDFSKRGNAIDFAGHIVENEKGEAVFNFGKNKGKSVVEVLKTQPGYYGWMMDAQFPSYTKKVLTEIRVEAFNKGLL
- the aroA gene encoding 3-phosphoshikimate 1-carboxyvinyltransferase, giving the protein MKLVAKDGPFVGEVELPVSKSIANRYLIISALAPPPTPPRKGGEQAPLPSASPQRGESVLRTKVGGMHQLSPLKGGVPRSGEGVFYSPPLEGLGEVILPEDVRILLEALNSNSSEINIGMAGTAMRFLTAFCAVQEGRTVVLTGAERMKQRPIAELVDALRKLGTEIDYLENEGFPPLRTTGKKLKGGEVEIPASVSSQFISALMMVGPTMENGLQIHLAGRVLSKPYIELTADCMRNCGVDVRFEGNSISIPPSEYRIPKLKIESDWTSASYFYALAAARPNSKLLLKGLKINSPQGDSILADLFAEMGVSSVQKQNGVEIWSLEKVDFPTDIDFTDHPDLAQTFAFLAATLGKPLILTGLDNLRLKETDRVKAMKWELKKLGISVSVRGDSMTISGSIASSKAKVKTYNDHRMAMSAAVLSTIIPTEIEEPEVVRKSFPGFWDNFNRWVD
- the aroB gene encoding 3-dehydroquinate synthase; translated protein: MTQVLFKEQAWRFLSDLLVKEKAIILCDSNTKRCLEYLHVACPQTQDLPVIEMPEGERHKNLKTCEMVWYQLTEHGADRNTVLLNVGGGVVTDLGGFIASTYMRGIRFVQIPTSLLGMVDAAIGGKTGIDFGGLKNMIGTFARAEAALVDSNFLKTLPSRHYRNGLAEVLKHAFISDASILDLMYANEDELISRSVKVKMDVVARDEFESGERKKLNFGHTIGHAIESHLLETENPVLHGEAIAAGMIMESFISTKLTGLSEPELQEILQLTDSLFSRVSLSKTDWSEVKKLLIHDKKNKNGQVRFVLLKSIGEAITDQPVMEELLDQAFEFYVSKK